gaaagaagacagtAAAACAAGGTCTAGTCAAAGTTAAAGGTTAAGAAAGCAAGAAAAAGCGTTATGtttattcaggatggtagtatatAGTTGGGCCTATAGCAACAATTTTGCCTTCAGGTATGGCTTCTAATAGTCTTGGTACGGAACCGTCAGTAGCAGCTTGCTGTTGTTGCAGTCGCGTCACGATGGAAGATAGGTCAACATCAGAAGTGAGGGCCACAACACGCGATGAAGGGCCGGCGACGGCGAGACCTCCCGGCTGAGTATAGGCAAGACCTCCTGGACCTACTATAGCTGCTCCTCCTCTGCCAGCAGTAGCCACACCACCTGGTCCCGCAATAGCGACCCCGCCTCTTCTTACtttcagtttatttataaagaaaccAGGGCTGGGTATAGTTGGTCGACCCCCGAACAACGAAAACCCCCCAAGATGAAATCTCAAATCATCGTCTTTTGGCACAGTCTTAAGGCCTTGTTCCGCGTTATTGGAGCTAGCAGGCTTTGGTTTGGTAACAGTAGCTACTGTAGGTTTTTGTGAGAAAAATTTCTTGGAATCATCTTGAACTTTCATCTGAGGTGCTACTGTGGATACAGTTCTTTTCCTAATTGCTCTTGCTTCCCTTGTATTTGTTATAATTTCTGGAGTGGATTTAGGCTCGTCTTCTTGCTGAACTTCGATTTCAGTGCCTTCATTTGCTTCATCGTCAATAGCTTTCTGCTTCCTATTGCATACATCAGCATTTTGTCCATATTCAAAGAAATTATTCCAACCTCCCCCATGCAAAAATCCTAAAAGTGGATCTTTAACTAAAATCGGAAAAAATGGTGCTAGTGGCCAATTTATATTAAAAGGTAGAGATATCGGTGGCCGCTGCCTTGTTTGAATTTGAGAGTCCGATTCTATGGAGTTTAAAGTATTCTGAGTATATCGGTCATATAGATTGTTTTGCTGAGAAGGCATAACAAGAACGGGTATACTTGTCAAATACGGAACACGCGGTGAAGTGCTTTGTATTTGATTAGCTCCGATTAAATCTGCTGGAAGCATACTATATTGCAAAGCTCTTGAACTATCATATCTAGATTCATTTATGTGATCGCTTAGAAGTGAATTACTTCCTTGTTCCCTTTGTACATCAGTATATGCATTTAATTTTCCAGCAGCTATGATTTGTTGTATTTTCTTCAGTGTTTCTGCATCTAAAACATAGCTGCCAACTGTGTGAGATTGTGAATTCTTATTTCTGTTCCTGTTTGGTTTAATCAATCCTtgatttattacatttattttatttagtatatCTTGCGTGTCGTCATCTTGAGAGAATCTAATCTGTTCACGTGGAAAATTTTCATCGTCATCTACATCATCAATCACGTCAGTAGATGGATCAATGCGTATTGGAGTTGATgacctgaaataaaataaaaaaaacatctggTTAAAGTATTTAAGGTTGAATCTGTTAGTTAGATAAGTACCATGCCCCGAGCTACTGATTAATAGAGCGTGTAATTTATAAATAGAAGTCTATTAAAACGATGTTATAAAGTTCAATAGGAATAGTATTTTGTACTGATaagtgataaaaaatacaagaggtataataattcaatattaTCGTTTTATATAAAGACTCTCCGCGGTGTTAGCAGTGACAAGCATTAAGAGAAACATCACAATACTTGAACCATAATAACGCCCAGCTGTTGGATTGTGCCACCTCTCCACTACCACTTATGTTGCCAACATGATTTTTGAGTATGTTATAGGTAACAGTGCAGAAGTATCTTTATCTACAAATCAATTGACTGCACAATTTACCTTTACCTTACTCATGACCCAAgccaaaattacatttttttactttgttagtTGTGCTTAGGATTATGTGCGTAATGTGCATTTAATGACTACGGAATCACTCGCCAAACCATTTTACTTCTATAACCgtatcaataatttataaaattctatgtattcccaaatatatattttattgcaacGTTATGcttcaattttaaagtactcGTAATTGTTATAAGTAATCGGAATCGTCATAATTGGTACCGACCCAGTTTCAAAAAATTTCTAAATAGTTATATGTGCTTGTATGTATATTAAAACTTACTCGTTGTCTGATGGTCGAGGAGAGACCTCTAAAAGGCAGTATGTCAGGACTATctgaaatgtaaataatatatttcaattaaaactaGTTTAGTTTTAACAGAATTAGTACAATACACTGAGAAATACAACAAACTTTTTGGTAAAGAACGGGCataaaaacatacctaaaaataaacaattaggtacaaaaGACTGTAATTATTGTATGAATAGTACGTAGTAACCTACATAACGTGTCAGCCAATATGTCTAGAAACACTTTTAGAGTCCGTTACAATGGATCCATGTCTTTTACCAATACGACTAAAGTGACAACATTACAGACGAGAAACcgtttaaaattatatatctCTTTTTTACGAATTATTCTTGttcctttatttatttctatgatTTCAGAAACAGCTTTAACAATTTCGACCAAATTTTCTATTTGAGGGCTTTCGGATGCGTGCGAACAAGTgcttagtcttatctctgggaaaacgcgttttcgagtttttgtatgttttttaaccgacttcaaaaaaggagatcaaatcaggatctgatcattggatcttaaggaaatcgagggaactcttcaaatatttcaGGGTCACCTTTAGTAAATtggatatcatcatcatcatcatcatcatcagcccgaagacgtccactgctggacaaaggcctcccccttagaacgccacaatgaacgacaactcgccacttgcatccaccggtttcccgctactctaaCTTggaaattggatatatttagtagtaattcgtgcatttgctcttgaaaatcatcatttagtgaagtggaactgatgatgaagaccacagttgaccatcggagttactattaaataacaagtatttcacgggtatttcaagtatttcacgggtttatgctcctcgtaatgcatatggtataaaaaagtaaaaccgactccaaaaaaaaaaataacaaaaaatggaaccgacttcaaaactcttgaaaatattttactaggtaggtacgtactagctcgaagtcggtgcctcagcacgagccagcaggagtggaacaatagtcgtctaccttacctacatctatgggtttcaatccctcctgctgggtcgtttttttattttttgattttacttttttttttttttaattatttctcactttttaatgattcgtagccaaagtacttacaacgattccatttagcccaaacaaaaaaaacgtagaacctcctcctttttgaagtcagttaaaaatgggtggtgaagcaccaggactcctcaataatgaacgtctccgcatcggaaaaagcaatctttcgtaaaaaggtgacgagcaattgacattaaactattgtatcttagattatttacaccttgaagcgtgaaaaaaaaattaaccgataAAATGCGTGGGTGAGGatgacgactataggtccactcttgctggctcatgctgagcattgaccgacttcagactggtagaaaattattttcatggttttttgtagtctgctaaattttttgttatatttttttttctatcgtgCAATACGTATAAATATCGACATGGTGCTTCAACAGTATAAGGCTTGGGATCAAATCTCGGCCGAATgaggctgttttttttatatttatctttatattaattttcaccaaaaaaaaaacgatgtaacaaaaaaaaactacgaatAAAGCTCGGTGGCtcaggtaggtacttacgtcTTCTTTAACTGCACTATATACGTCAATATAGCAAGACAATTTCATCTAACTAACCGACTCATCAAAGTTATTATCTGCTAATATTCAAAAATGCTCTATTTCACACTATGTTTCGTTAATACCACCCGAAGCAATAAATGCAAATCTAAAGCTGTTTTCACCTGCCCTAAATGTCCAAACAATACATTCCCCAATCACCAAATAAGTACTTGTGCATAGTTTATTGACCTCGATGAACGAATCGCCTCTAAAAGAGAATCCTAAATATAGAATGAGAACCTGATGGTTTTGCCGAACGAGTTCTGTAAATTTCTCTTGCGTTTATTTATCAACATTTAAGGCTGCTGTTGGCGGTCGCCTTTGCAATTTTATACTTGTGTAAGTCTATGAATATAGAcccttattatttttatgagaaTATAATGTTATGTCAAAAcaagattattattaatttatgatgATAATAGCCTTAACTCTCACTTTTCACACCTAAATTATTGGATCTAGCAATCGAATCGAAAACAgccatttagaaaaaaaaccggaTGGTATTCTTAAAAATAGCATCGTGATTTTCATTAAAGTTGTATAAAAACTGCCACGTCAAATTTTATGCCACTAAACCTACCGGTTGAAATTTAGGGAATTTATTGGGGTCACaaatctatattattatattgttagttgcatcatttataactcaagaacggctagaccaatttttatgatgtttgtgtttttggatttgtttagtcaggaataggataataaatattaaaaacattggaaatttgacgaaaaaattaaataataaaatgttcatGGGGTTCGTACCTAATCTGTCAAACATTTAATGTTCATTCCGTCGATATGGTAAACATTCCCCTTTGTATGCTGTTGTGAATAAAGATTCTATCTAACTACCCTCAAGTTAAAGAACGTATTTAGTTAAATCGGACCCGCTAGATGacgctgttgttggtatgttatcatagttttaatgtagtgttttttcgggcagaacaacgtctgccgggtctgctagtttttatagtttttactaGCAAAGTGGATGTAATTGTCtaaaaaatgaataaagtattatctattaaataaaaatgaatcgtaaaatatGTTCTAAGCGCAAACTCAAACGGCTGACCaatcagctattttttttttcatatcatcgttaaagtctagggaaggtttttatgaaagacAAACTGGAAAAAAGCTGGGAAAAAAGAAAATGCGAGTATGAAGCTGGTAATTAATGCATCACCTGTGGGTTTTAGTAAAATGCGGAGTGATGCGAATGttgctactcaattttatttagcgttttgttttattaatcccccttattttgcatttgcatgcttgcttgcttggctggaagatgtttgacctatagtgtctgaaatagggacgttttttccattttttttcgtacactacTTTTTCGTTTAAGTGGAACGAAATTgccgagtaaatgagttttatgaatGAGTACCttaaatactacctactaataataacaaaaaaacaaatttaaaatgaactaaaaaatttacttgctcaccgcgaccttacgaggTAGTGTGTGTGGTGATGgaggtttgtgtgatgtgtgtgttcttacagtgtggaggtggatgaactgcatgaacacgcatattttgcataagcttactATCGTaggttcgcgggtgagcaaggaaattattttagttcattgatatggactccgcaaagtaacgcctgattcaataattatttaaaaacaaatttgtttacgttcctcaatttacattgactggttgatttattttgtgttttgatttaatctatttataccgaagcaatttgggtcgaagaactcgaaatgctacaaccaagctaattatcagagtaatcgaacagcccagcaacgtcaagagcgaaatgaaattgaaaggattcggatagcacaaaccagtgcagagcgtaatgagctgaatgcagctaataatgttgtaagtttcaatCGAGGCTGCttttcaattacaatgttacaattgactacagtgcctgcctaccaatgcgttgctattgatctatgaactcagtttgcccatattgtaaggcattgaagtacaaaaatgaagccgctggattgtgttgcgcaaatggcaaagtgaaattaataccattggtgaaattaatatatatattatatatatttaaagtacccaaaaaaatctgttctgatatattaggtagtgaaaattaataatttcatcatatgcgGCATCATCACCAGAAATTTATTATAACAGATAAGTTTCTACATCATATATTTAGATAGCCTAGATTTCTGTAGACTTGCTTGCTtccatgctcgcttgcatgcttgcttgctgcttgcatactcgcttgcttgcttcttgcatgcttgcttgcatgccagcttgcatgcttgcttgcttgcatactcgctggcttgctttcttgcatgctggcttgcatgcttgctagcatgcaagcttggttacacgcttccatgttcgctagcgtgcatgcttgcttgcattcttgcatgcctgcttgcatgcttggttacatgcttccatgttcgctagcgtgcatgctttcttgcatgcttgcttgcatgcatgcttggtaatatgcctccatgttcgctagcgtgcatgcttgcttgcatgcttgcttgcattctgcatgcctgcttgcatgattggttacatgcttccatgttcgctagcgtgcatgcttgcttgcatgcatgcttggttacatgcttccatgttcgctagcgtgcatgcttgcttgcatgcatgcttggttacatgcttccatgttcgctagcgtgcattctttcttgcatgcttgcttgcatgcttgcatgcctgcttccaagcttgcttgcatgcatgcttggtaacatgcctccatgttcgctagcgtgcatgcttgcttgcatgcttgcttgcattcttgcatgcctgcttgcatgattggttacatgcttccatgttcgctagcgtgcatgcttgcttgcatgcatgcttgttTACATGCTTCCgtattcgctagcgtgcatgctttcttgcatgcttgcttgcatgcttgcatgcctgcttccaagcttgcatgcctgcttccaagcttgcttgcatgcttgcttgcattcttgcatgcctgcttgcatgcttggttacatgcttccatgttatctagcgtgcatgctttcttgcatgcttgcttgcatgcatgctgggtaacatgcctccatgttcgctagcgtgcatgattgttacgcttccatgttcgctagcgtgcatgcttgcttgcatgcttgcttgcatgcatgcttggttacatgcttccatgttcgctagcgtgcattctTTCTTGCATGCTAGCGTGCattctttcttgcatgcttgcttgcatgcttgcatgcatgcttggtaacatgcttccatgtttgctagcgtgcatgctttcttgcatgcttgcttgcatgcatgcgggtaacatgcctccatgtcgctagcgtgcatgattgttacatgcttccatgttcgctagcgtgcatgcttgcttgcatgcatgcttggttacatgcttccatgttcgctagcgtgcatgcttgcttgcatgcatgcttggttacatgcttccatgttcgctagcgtgtatgctttcttgcatgcttgcttgcatgcttgcatgccgcttccaagcttgcatgcctgtccaagcttgcttgcatgcatgcttggtaacatgcctccatgttcgctagcgcgcatgcttgcttgcatgcttgcatgcttggtaacattcctccatgttcgctagcgtgcatgcttgcttgcatgcttgcttgaatttctgcatgcctgcttgcatgttggttacatgcttccatgttcgctagcgtgcatgcttgcttgcatgctgcttgcagcatgcttggttacatgcttccatgttccagcgtgcatgctttcttgcatgcttgcttgcatgcttgcatgcctgcttccaagcttgcatgcctgcttccaagcttgcttgcatgcatgcttggtaacatgcctccatgttcgctagcgtgcatgcttgcttgcatgcttgcttgcatgtttgcttgcatgcttgcttgctgcttgcttgcatgcttgcatgcatgcttgcttgatgtcgttgcttgcatgcttgctgcatgcttgcttgcatgcttgcttgcatgcttgcttgcatgcttgcttgaatacatGGCTTGCCTTGCGTGCTCGCTTGNNNNNNNNNNNNNNNNNNNNNNNNNNNNNNNNNNNNNNNNNNNNNNNNNNNNNNNNNNNNNNNNNNNNNNNNNNNNNNNNNNNNNNNNNNNNNNNNNNNNAGTGAACACTGTCTCGTACTACAGACGGAGACGGAAAAGACAATACTAGTCGTAGCAGTATTCGTCGACGATTTTTTCATACTGTGCAACAAACGACCGGCTTAAAAGCCGAGTTTAAAAACGGACTTAAAACGTTCTTCACAGTTAAAGACTTAGGTCTTCTCAAGGACTGTCTAGGTATGAGAGTTACCCAAAAGGATGGTTCACTCACTCTCGACCAAACGAACTATATCGATAAATTAAtcgataaatataatatgaacGACGCTATATCCGTTCACTACACTATGGAACCTGGACTTAAACTTACCTTACCAGAGAAGGAAGATGAAGTGGAAGTACCTTATCGGGAACTTATCGGCTCGTTAATGTACGTTTCGATTGGTACGAGACCCGACATTGCTCATACGGTCTCGTATCTATCACAATTCAACGCACATTACGGGGGGGGTACACTGGAAAGCCGCTAAGAGGGTCCTTCGTTACCTCAAAGGTACCAAAGACCTCAAACTACACTTCACTAAAGGCCAGAACTACCCAGTAGGTTACGTAGACGCAGACTATGGGAGCAACATATTAGATAGGCGATCATTTTACTGGTTATGCATTCCTAATGAGTGGAGCACCTGTCTCCTGGGAAGCGCGAAACAGCGGCACTGTCGCGCTATCTACACAGAGGCAGAGTACATGGCTCTCGCAGAAGCCTGCAAGGAAGGCTATTTACTTAAAGTCACTCATATCGGAAGTATTCGCCATCACTCATCCATAATCATACACACAGACAATCAAAGTTTCCATTAAACTTGCACACAATAACACTTATCACGCACGGACAAAACATATCGACATCAAACACCACTTCATAcgagacacactgacacaccaCGACCTACAATCTCAAAATACATTCATACGAATGACATGATCGCCGATATTCTTACTAAACCTTTGGCAAAGCTCAAGCACTGCAAGTGCGCCAATCAGTTAGGTTTAAGTTAGATTAGGCTTTATagtaggtttattatttttgtgtgtacAGTTAGTCCTTAAGTAGGTgtaatatattgtatatatagggtgttatttttcttatgtttgTGTTAGTGTTAAGTTAGTGTATAGTTTAGATTTTTGATATGTCTActtgtatatattgtatatatacagggtgtttatATTACGGGGGGGTGTTAAAccttcttgtttatatttattaatattaaaaccctggccatttttgatatggtgtgtattttgtattttgaatattgttctGTTATTCTGCTTTGTCTACTGTCATTACTTCTGTCGTATGTCGCTATACTGTTAACACATTATACTCGTTTTTACCCTGCTACTCTCGTTTCCTTCaattttttatcgcgaaaaaaaggctttaaggggttgaaaagggggtgaaattttatatggtggaagttcgtcgctgtcggaaataaaaccatgaaacttggcatttaggcacttaataagaaataagtcggtatgtgttttagcttttttgaaaatttgacctgtgaggggatgaaataggggatgaaagatcatatggaaggtcgtcattatcgaagataaatcgatgtttctttatgaaacttgtatttgggcacgtgataagagataaataattgttcgagcgttttttaaaattcttcctgtttggggtgaaataggggatgaaagtttatatatgtaagaatcgtcattttcgaagataaatcgatggttctttatgaaacttggcatttgggcacgtggtAAATGATATATTTTCGcgcattttttaaaaattcttacctgtgtggggttgaaatagggggtgaaagtttatatgaaggtcgacATTGTAGAAGATAAATTGATggtctttatgaaacttggcctttgggcactttgaaaaaataaatagaatttgttcaagggtttttgaaaattttacctgcgagggatAAAATAGGATGACAAATtaatggaacgtcgtcattatcatagataaatcgatgaatcttttatttaggtattcgataagaaacaaaaaaaccggtttaaaatcgactcgaactcgcgcatcaagggttccgtgcataggtattaTGAATAACAAGTGGTTAGCAGAAGCGCAAGCCTCATAGCAAATGTACgaaatgtggggtcattttacatggctttttaacatagacagtcagacatgaaaaattatgatttttagatttttcttacttttttgctataaagggaataaaattttgctataagagcttcctttatacaaaatttcaagtttctaggacagccggaagtaccctataactttttttgagtttagggttttaatttcaactcgataaatactctgcacgtttacgggataaagggtcttgacagacggacggacggacagcaaagtcatcctataagagttttcatttttttccttctgaggtacggaatcctaaaaaacattagttccggctcttttcaaattttttcgtcatttttcatacctacttgaaaatatggggatgaaagttaataaggaattccaaaacaaatttactataagtatatttatcggaaatatgtgtagcaatgccgtcttaattataatcctaccctcctaacttacaataaaggacgtaagatgtcaaagctcactatgaagaattagtccttttgtgttggcagggtagaatacttatgtttttaCAAGAAtggaagaaacaaaaaaaaaaatagtttagatataaagcaatgtattaaaaataggttattttcagtaaaccgtagaagtttctatgggctattattggcagaataggtaccactcctaaataaataaatattttcaaagttactattcacgcggacgaagtcgcgggcaaaagctagtataacaTAAATGAATAAAAGATTACACAATGGAGTGTAAAACTACGCAGCAAGATTGGCTAGCTCATCAAcatcgtcatatcagccgtatCCGTAGTCCAATGTTCGTCATATGCCTCCTCCTCACCTAGATATTTATCTAGTTGCAAGTAGGTGTTTTTTAGGATACCATACCGGAAGAGTGCATATCACTAAGCTGTCCATCTGTTTTTCAGTCTGTCTATCTACCTGTTACAGTGCTGTATCTCGAGAACCGTTTGCTGTTCCGTTTTCTTTGCTTCATTATAACGTTAAAACAACGATACTTTTcaacacagaactaaggtcatcggcATAaatcagagaattagcaagttgaagtggcagtgagctGCTGGTAATATCTGCCGAAGAACTGAGAACCGTTTGAGTAACGAGTTCTTGAGCGGAGACCGTGTGTAGTGAAGAAACTACATACTCGTATcaagaaataatattataaacgatCAAGTGTGAGGTGGCTTTAGGGACAAACTAAAACTAAGTAATATATTTGTAGCTTAAAGAGATAACTAAACCTAGCTAGTCAGTTTGATGTTTAAAGATGTCCAAAACCCACGGTgcgtgagtcggactcgcacttagccggtttttaataGGCTGTGAATCTagatttttcctgcaagacaATCTTAGTCTAGTTGCAATTGAAACAAACTTTAATTACtacagaaaataatttattacaaaatataaatgcacattGACGTCCTTGAGAGACTATTAAGGTTAGGTACTCTAAATATTACGTTACTttatgacttatttttttctactttgtTCACTTGAAAGTCGATGCCAAGCTGAGCAGGGTTGATGCCAGCGATAGCAGTTGCTATGGGTCTAGCAAGCGCTATGCCTGAAACTGCTACAGCTGTCGCCTGGGGTCGAGAAGCTGCCAAACCATGCTCTCCTATTACCGCTAGACCTGTGGAAATGCCATAATGTGATGATAATCCAGCTAATACAATAAACTAGATGCCCGTGACTTTGTTGgcctccatcaggcaatctcccaTCATGTGATCGTTCACCTTACATTTTGAACACACTCCTTTGTTTATTATACCTTACATATTATTCGTATTATGCTTGTACATATATATCGGGTGTGGTACGAGCAAAAATGAAAAcatcctcgtcaaactaaacagcattagttcagcgacttttaaaaaataatggagtttttgaattttccttttttcatacaaattaaatactgctatcaatgtacgctatcctagaacataactgacgtcgcctgtcacgctactaacatcaaccattttgcttgacattgcttcttcgaataaacttaaaagtgtaataaaaataaaaaagtaactatttttaaaagtcgctgaactaatgttgttcagtttgaagagtatgacctatgttttaattatttgctcatattccaggctacacccggtatatacatagatagaTTTTTAGCAAATAACCTATGCTTAAATTGTCTTGTTGGTTAAATTACGAATAAAGTTCATAAAAGCCAACTTAAaggttttatttcacactttacaGAGGCAATTTTTGGGATATTACCGCAGACAGACATACCGAtaactttgaaataaattaaaaaaatgttgactaCGAGGCTATAAATAAAATCTCACTAAAGTTAATTTCTTTAAGTTAAAGTTGTAAACAACTCAA
This Choristoneura fumiferana chromosome 12, NRCan_CFum_1, whole genome shotgun sequence DNA region includes the following protein-coding sequences:
- the LOC141433677 gene encoding uncharacterized protein, yielding FQIVLTYCLLEVSPRPSDNESSTPIRIDPSTDVIDDVDDDENFPREQIRFSQDDDTQDILNKINVINQGLIKPNRNRNKNSQSHTVGSYVLDAETLKKIQQIIAAGKLNAYTDVQREQGSNSLLSDHINESRYDSSRALQYSMLPADLIGANQIQSTSPRVPYLTSIPVLVMPSQQNNLYDRYTQNTLNSIESDSQIQTRQRPPISLPFNINWPLAPFFPILVKDPLLGFLHGGGWNNFFEYGQNADVCNRKQKAIDDEANEGTEIEVQQEDEPKSTPEIITNTREARAIRKRTVSTVAPQMKVQDDSKKFFSQKPTVATVTKPKPASSNNAEQGLKTVPKDDDLRFHLGGFSLFGGRPTIPSPGFFINKLKVRRGGVAIAGPGGVATAGRGGAAIVGPGGLAYTQPGGLAVAGPSSRVVALTSDVDLSSIVTRLQQQQAATDGSVPRRRGREITGYNQQPQEYQYDGRNFIHYPAIADSTFTLYLNPIAHAMNGPRGTAIANPVSHVIIGGSQKGSIVFNPVASAVVGPGGIAHAQSDLYFATVQYLPFYGGGKGQYLEVKTNNRGVVVSETIVSEENISSENIVKNIDENLLSKVLAKNLQNLQSLSSNLIKLHNLGRKTGTLSGNDKERFKTQLASLGETTSNTIKLIEEIGTNVDVLFRSGSKRQYEEEDVGEEGVGIDSPAGEEGSILLDGTTIAEAKPVGLAVIGEHGLAASRPQATAVAVSGIALARPIATAIAGINPAQLGIDFQVNKVEKNKS